A DNA window from Zingiber officinale cultivar Zhangliang chromosome 3A, Zo_v1.1, whole genome shotgun sequence contains the following coding sequences:
- the LOC122052951 gene encoding uncharacterized protein LOC122052951: MPEQFPSCFGACYSGVASPSAEAGPNLTTSIYETRLGVAALTWSRALLGLTLAADLCLSDPDEEDADSLRFRVRPWFLWNQRGSRRFSLINDRSSRRCVDFTWDLSHARFCTGSGARSEPASRFFVAISVDSEMLLVAGDLIEEAYKKSRARRPPAAAPFSIPAAPTSRREHVGLGGPGGRRSYRTVARLGGRERVISIDLGVKEKDWEEGMAVSVDGKRILHVRRLRWKFRGTEKVEVEGGGWIQVSWDLYSWLFQTKNDSATSPLAENQRAMFIFRLEEDQTRNPDGVHSGNKGTTSRNLHGKTNEWSESSSNYGGRGTVRMRQRRSRSLLQKTTSSSSSTSSASSASSSTVLEWASQEEEELQRHDGFSLLVYIWKNSIT; encoded by the coding sequence ATGCCGGAGCAATTCCCGTCCTGCTTCGGTGCTTGCTACTCCGGTGTGGCCTCTCCGTCGGCGGAGGCCGGGCCCAACCTGACAACATCGATCTACGAGACTCGGCTCGGCGTCGCCGCCCTCACCTGGTCCCGCGCCCTCCTTGGCCTTACGCTTGCAGCCGACCTCTGCCTCTCCGACCCGGACGAAGAGGACGCGGACTCTCTCCGGTTCCGCGTCCGACCTTGGTTCCTTTGGAATCAGCGCGGTTCCCGGCGATTCAGCCTGATCAATGATCGCTCCTCGCGTCGCTGCGTGGACTTCACGTGGGATCTCTCGCACGCGAGGTTTTGCACGGGCAGCGGCGCCCGTTCCGAGCCCGCCTCTCGGTTTTTCGTCGCCATCTCGGTTGACAGTGAGATGCTACTCGTCGCCGGCGACCTGATCGAGGAAGCGTACAAGAAGAGCAGGGCCAGGAGGCCGCCAGCAGCAGCTCCCTTCTCCATCCCCGCTGCCCCTACCTCAAGGAGGGAACACGTCGGGCTGGGGGGTCCCGGCGGACGTCGATCATACCGCACAGTGGCGCGGCTTGGCGGCAGAGAGCGGGTGATCTCGATCGATCTGGGCGTCAAGGAGAAGGATTGGGAGGAGGGTATGGCGGTGTCCGTCGACGGAAAGAGGATCCTCCACGTGCGGCGCCTCCGCTGGAAATTCCGCGGCACAGAGAAGGTGGAGGTCGAGGGCGGCGGTTGGATCCAGGTGTCATGGGACCTTTACAGCTGGCTTTTCCAGACCAAGAATGACTCGGCCACCTCGCCGTTGGCTGAGAACCAGCGCGCAATGTTCATTTTCCGCCTCGAGGAAGATCAAACACGGAATCCAGACGGGGTGCATTCCGGGAATAAAGGCACGACCTCGAGGAATCTCCACGGGAAGACCAACGAATGGAGCGAGAGTAGCAGCAATTATGGCGGGCGCGGAACGGTAAGAATGAGACAGAGGAGGAGTAGAAGCCTTTTGCAAAAGACAACCTCCTCCTCCTCGTCAACCTCGTCTGCTTCGTCGGCGAGCAGTTCGACGGTGTTGGAGTGGGCGAGCCAGGAGGAGGAGGAGTTGCAGAGGCACGACGGATTCTCCCTGCTGGTCTACATCTGGAAGAACTCGATAACCTGA